The Dokdonia sp. 4H-3-7-5 genomic interval GCTTAAACTCAAAGAAGTTGAACGTAACTTTGCAGGACAATCTAATGAGCTTTGGTGTAATGGTGGAGAAGCACTATTTATTAAGCGCATGGTAAAGGAAAGTGTAAACTTTAAATCACAAGTGGGCTGGTTTACAACGTTAGTTTCAAAAAGCGAACACCTTGCTAAAATCAAAAAGCAACTTGAAAAGCTTAATGCTGAGCATAGAACGGTAGATATGTCTCAGGGTAATAAGAAATCAAGATTTCTAGCTTGGAGATTTAAAGAGTAGTACAAAACATCACTCTTTTTAATAATCAACTTTATTTATTTTACTCTTCCTTTAATTAGATATGAGCCATACTCACTTCAAATTATTCAAACCTTATGGTTTTATTAGTCAGCTGCTTAGTAATGATGAGCGACAGGCCAGAAAGAAGAAGTTTTTGAGCGAGCTACATGATTTTCCTGAGGGTACAATGGCTATAGGCCGTCTTGACGAGAAATCTGAGGGGTTACTACTCATGACAACAGATGGTAAACTGTCTGATACTATTAATCGATCAGGTATTGAAAAAGAATACTATGTGCAAGTGGATGGTATGATTACTGACGACGCTATTGACCAAATGGCGGCTGGAGTTGAGATTGGTTTTGACGGTAAAAAATATCAAACAAAACCATGTAAAGTAAGACGATTAATTGAGAATCCTACGCTGCCAGAACGTTCTAAAAAAATAAGAGATGCTCGTCATGGTCCTACACCATGGATAGCTGTTACTATTACAGAAGGAAAATTTAGACAAGTACGTAAGATGACGAGTGCTGTAGGTTTCCCTACACTGAGACTTGTAAGAATAAGAATAGGCTCACAAACCCTAATGGGTCTGGAGCCTAGACAAGTTATTGAGGTAAAGGAGTTACTTTAAGCAACTTTACTCACGCGTACTGCGTTCATTCCTTTTTGTCCTCTTTCTATTTCGTAAGACACTTTATTGCCTTCTTTAAGTTCACCATCGCGCACTTCAGAAATGTGTACAAAGTACTTTTCTGGAGTATCGGCATCTTTGATAAATCCAAAACCTTTTGAAGAGTCAAAAAATTCTACAAAACCAGTTCTGA includes:
- a CDS encoding pseudouridine synthase, whose product is MSHTHFKLFKPYGFISQLLSNDERQARKKKFLSELHDFPEGTMAIGRLDEKSEGLLLMTTDGKLSDTINRSGIEKEYYVQVDGMITDDAIDQMAAGVEIGFDGKKYQTKPCKVRRLIENPTLPERSKKIRDARHGPTPWIAVTITEGKFRQVRKMTSAVGFPTLRLVRIRIGSQTLMGLEPRQVIEVKELL